One Thermoproteales archaeon genomic region harbors:
- a CDS encoding DUF3786 domain-containing protein, which yields MEEEIWTWENCGEKIKSLSGRLGFPEAPYLKFLKLRLSLEDGSIHDELRNKPFKKVEPIYCILTGYANAKHIPEKGELISFSKLPGGGPYKSVFIERVAKPVESFFGSNPDMLYEITKIFNCSRLDYGDCSVKIYSLPLVPIVYILWGETSEFPASANVLFDATITNYLTTEQVVLLSELTTRRMIHAYRILREKN from the coding sequence ATGGAAGAGGAGATTTGGACGTGGGAAAACTGTGGAGAAAAAATAAAATCGCTGAGTGGACGTCTAGGTTTTCCAGAAGCGCCATATCTAAAGTTTTTAAAATTGAGATTATCGCTCGAAGATGGAAGTATACACGATGAATTGCGTAATAAGCCTTTTAAAAAAGTCGAACCGATCTACTGTATACTAACTGGTTACGCTAACGCAAAGCATATTCCGGAGAAAGGAGAGCTTATTTCCTTTAGTAAACTACCAGGCGGCGGGCCTTATAAAAGTGTTTTTATCGAAAGAGTTGCGAAACCAGTTGAATCATTTTTCGGTTCTAACCCTGACATGCTATACGAAATAACTAAAATTTTTAACTGTTCTCGTCTAGATTATGGAGACTGTTCTGTGAAAATATATTCTCTACCTTTGGTTCCTATAGTTTACATTCTCTGGGGCGAGACAAGCGAATTTCCAGCATCTGCAAATGTGCTCTTCGACGCGACTATCACTAATTATTTAACTACCGAGCAGGTGGTATTGCTTAGCGAGCTGACTACCCGAAGGATGATACATGCATACAGGATATTAAGAGAGAAAAATTAG